Proteins encoded by one window of Filimonas effusa:
- a CDS encoding class I SAM-dependent methyltransferase, whose amino-acid sequence MKDVLGKAIHDYYQMLKMGKLWIHNKYGPKEEMPVDVYFRREEDMPEMELLALKQCTGKVLDVGAGAGSHALWLQQQGITVTALDISPAAAAVMEARGVQQVVAQDFFTVTSGGYDTLLLLMNGIGIAGTIEGLHRFLQHARTLLQPGGQLLFDSSDIAYLYEGRALPESPYYGEIAYRYEYKGQKTDWFSWLYIDKNRLEAIAAAEGWRMELLQEDEYGQYLVKLTMG is encoded by the coding sequence ATGAAAGATGTACTGGGCAAGGCTATACACGATTACTATCAGATGCTGAAGATGGGTAAACTCTGGATCCATAATAAGTATGGTCCAAAGGAGGAGATGCCGGTGGATGTGTATTTCAGGCGGGAAGAAGATATGCCTGAGATGGAGTTGCTGGCTTTAAAGCAATGTACTGGTAAGGTGCTGGATGTAGGTGCCGGTGCGGGCAGTCATGCGTTGTGGTTGCAACAGCAAGGTATTACTGTTACGGCGCTCGATATTTCGCCTGCGGCAGCGGCTGTGATGGAAGCACGTGGTGTACAGCAGGTAGTAGCCCAGGATTTTTTTACTGTAACATCAGGTGGTTATGATACCCTGCTGTTGCTGATGAATGGAATTGGTATTGCAGGTACTATAGAAGGTCTGCATCGTTTCCTGCAACATGCCAGGACTTTGTTACAGCCTGGTGGTCAATTGCTGTTCGATTCTTCCGATATTGCTTATCTCTACGAAGGGCGTGCATTGCCGGAAAGTCCGTACTATGGTGAGATCGCGTATCGTTATGAATACAAGGGCCAGAAAACTGATTGGTTCTCCTGGCTTTATATCGATAAAAACCGGCTGGAAGCCATTGCTGCTGCGGAGGGCTGGCGTATGGAACTGTTACAGGAAGATGAATACGGGCAATATCTTGTAAAGCTCACGATGGGGTAG
- a CDS encoding alpha/beta hydrolase, which yields MKSVTTKNVVFITGAFVVNSGWSEWEAYFQSKGYQTVAPAWPYKNGTAAELRNRQPNDTDLAALTLDQLVNHYADIVKSFPEKPIIIGHSLGGLITQILVNRGLAAAGVAIHPVPPLGVIPYEFSFLKAGWKSLGLFTSIKKTYLMSFKDWQYAFVNGMPLEEQQKAYDENTIPESKTVARGGLSSAAKVDFKKPHAPLLITSGSEDNILPPHLNIRNYKRYAKDNGSVTDYKEFPGRNHFVLGQPTWREDADYILDWLQRQ from the coding sequence ATGAAAAGCGTCACCACCAAAAATGTAGTATTTATCACAGGTGCTTTTGTTGTTAACAGCGGCTGGAGCGAATGGGAAGCTTACTTCCAAAGTAAAGGATACCAAACCGTGGCTCCCGCCTGGCCTTACAAAAACGGCACTGCAGCTGAGCTGCGTAACCGGCAGCCTAACGACACCGATCTTGCCGCTTTAACCCTCGATCAGTTGGTGAATCACTATGCGGATATTGTAAAGAGTTTTCCCGAAAAACCTATTATCATAGGGCATTCATTAGGCGGATTGATCACCCAGATACTGGTTAACAGGGGATTAGCTGCGGCAGGGGTTGCCATTCACCCGGTACCTCCGTTGGGTGTCATTCCTTATGAATTTTCATTTTTGAAGGCGGGCTGGAAATCATTGGGGTTGTTTACTTCTATCAAAAAGACTTACCTGATGTCGTTCAAAGACTGGCAGTACGCCTTTGTAAACGGAATGCCGCTGGAGGAGCAACAAAAGGCTTATGACGAAAATACCATTCCCGAATCGAAGACTGTTGCCAGGGGCGGTTTAAGCAGCGCTGCGAAGGTTGATTTCAAAAAGCCCCATGCACCTTTGCTGATTACTTCCGGTTCAGAAGATAATATTCTTCCCCCGCACCTGAACATCCGCAACTATAAAAGATACGCGAAGGATAATGGCTCCGTTACCGATTATAAAGAGTTTCCCGGCCGTAACCACTTTGTTCTGGGGCAACCGACCTGGCGTGAAGATGCCGATTATATTCTCGATTGGCTGCAACGGCAATAG
- a CDS encoding Crp/Fnr family transcriptional regulator — translation MSEITLLEQALSSFAGISPEEFERSLPFWERKEYKKGEFYNAYKNVCKHLGFVIDGVFRTYHVHEETGEEKNLLFYTSNQIVVSYKSFLEQRPCNYHTESMTQSTILYIHINHLKQLYEQSHEWERFGRLVAETAFNLVMNHTEDFLFRTPEQRYVQLMEQHPDLFNVVPLYHISSYLGIQGPSLSRIRKRMQVRGKS, via the coding sequence ATGTCCGAGATCACTTTGCTGGAGCAGGCCCTAAGCAGTTTTGCAGGTATCAGCCCTGAAGAATTCGAGCGTTCCTTACCCTTTTGGGAACGGAAAGAATATAAAAAAGGGGAGTTCTACAACGCCTATAAAAATGTATGTAAACACCTGGGTTTTGTGATCGACGGTGTATTCAGAACCTATCATGTTCATGAGGAAACCGGCGAAGAAAAGAACCTGCTTTTTTATACCAGCAACCAGATTGTCGTTTCGTATAAGAGTTTCCTGGAACAACGGCCCTGTAACTATCATACCGAATCCATGACCCAGTCGACGATATTGTACATACATATCAATCATCTGAAACAACTTTATGAGCAATCGCATGAATGGGAACGTTTTGGCAGGCTGGTAGCAGAAACGGCATTCAACCTGGTCATGAATCACACCGAAGACTTTTTATTCCGGACGCCAGAGCAGCGTTATGTTCAACTGATGGAGCAGCATCCGGACTTGTTTAATGTGGTGCCTTTATATCATATTTCTTCTTATCTGGGTATCCAGGGGCCTTCTTTGAGTCGCATCCGCAAAAGGATGCAAGTGCGTGGTAAATCTTAA
- a CDS encoding RNA-binding domain-containing protein, with protein sequence MKQERIKRLLKQKENISLEFKKDRNALPANLFETICAMLNREGGDIFLGIDDKGNVKGVEENVVMKLVTDLVNLSNNPQKLDPPFILFPQVHEIDERKVIHIQVPASSQIHKTAKIIYDRSNDGDFKVEQPHRIAEIANRKRNHYTEGIIYPGLRMEDFKQELFIKIRNLIRSNNPAHPWLALDDKQIMEISGLWKKDYLNGQEGFTLASALLLGKDDVIQQIIPHFKIDALVRINNTGRYDDRLYIQTNLIEAYEQLMDFVTRHLPDKFYLEGDQRISLRTTIFREITANLIIHREYTNAAPATFVIYEDRAETENPNNPHGEGPIDPTNFAPFPKNPLIAKFFIQLGRVEELGSGVLTTSRLTKEYAGKGNAEFLEGSTFKTIIPLNFRNTVSSVDTVTDTVNDTVSDTVNDTVKQRLTKIIKELNRQPGLKSKDLAKITGVSEVSIRRDMQRLTLLVEFRGAPKTGGYFLTSYMLSKLDNR encoded by the coding sequence ATGAAGCAAGAGCGAATAAAGCGTCTATTAAAGCAAAAAGAAAACATTAGTCTTGAATTCAAGAAAGATAGGAATGCCCTGCCAGCCAATCTTTTTGAAACCATCTGTGCAATGCTTAACAGAGAAGGTGGCGACATTTTTTTAGGCATTGATGACAAAGGCAATGTTAAAGGAGTTGAAGAGAATGTAGTGATGAAGCTGGTAACAGATTTGGTAAACCTTTCCAATAACCCGCAAAAGCTCGATCCTCCTTTTATATTGTTTCCACAAGTGCATGAAATAGATGAAAGAAAGGTTATTCATATACAGGTACCGGCAAGCTCCCAGATTCATAAAACTGCAAAGATCATTTACGACCGCAGTAACGACGGCGATTTTAAAGTAGAGCAGCCACACCGGATCGCGGAAATAGCAAACCGCAAGCGCAATCATTACACAGAAGGCATTATATACCCGGGACTACGGATGGAGGATTTTAAACAGGAATTATTTATTAAAATCAGAAATCTTATCCGCAGCAATAACCCGGCTCATCCCTGGTTGGCGTTAGATGATAAGCAAATAATGGAGATTTCCGGCCTATGGAAAAAGGACTACCTGAATGGTCAGGAAGGATTTACGCTCGCTTCCGCTTTACTACTGGGCAAGGATGATGTCATTCAACAAATTATACCGCATTTTAAGATAGATGCACTGGTAAGAATAAACAATACCGGACGTTATGACGACCGGTTGTACATTCAAACCAACCTGATTGAGGCCTATGAGCAATTAATGGATTTCGTAACCCGCCATTTACCCGATAAATTCTACCTGGAAGGAGATCAGAGAATAAGCCTTCGCACGACCATATTCCGGGAAATAACAGCCAATCTTATCATTCACCGGGAATATACCAATGCTGCACCGGCAACTTTTGTTATTTATGAAGATAGAGCAGAAACCGAAAATCCTAATAATCCGCATGGCGAGGGTCCTATTGACCCCACTAATTTTGCACCTTTTCCTAAAAATCCATTGATTGCCAAGTTCTTTATTCAATTGGGACGGGTAGAAGAACTAGGTTCCGGGGTATTAACCACCAGTCGTTTAACTAAAGAATATGCCGGAAAAGGCAATGCAGAATTCCTGGAAGGAAGCACCTTTAAAACAATTATCCCTCTCAATTTCAGAAATACTGTATCATCCGTTGATACAGTAACTGATACAGTAAATGATACAGTAAGTGATACTGTAAATGATACAGTAAAACAGCGGCTGACAAAGATTATAAAGGAATTAAACAGGCAACCCGGCCTCAAATCCAAAGACCTAGCAAAAATTACCGGCGTATCGGAGGTATCTATACGGAGAGACATGCAGCGACTTACCCTATTGGTAGAATTCAGGGGTGCACCCAAAACAGGAGGGTACTTTCTAACCAGCTATATGCTATCAAAACTGGATAATAGGTAG
- a CDS encoding PorP/SprF family type IX secretion system membrane protein, whose translation MAQNVTKGLLCLLLVLSFKADAQQDAQFSQYIFNGIYINPAYAGYREELNAHAFYRSQWVGIPGAPQTMSLAIDGSVHDNRMGLALQVVHDKIGAQSNLSAYGNYAYRIKLSEEREEYLALGIGAGLVQLGLDASKLDPGNINDPYLTGNRQQSLLFDARAGAYYTTENFFAGFSVDHLAAQFMSKKQSPSLAAIVPRPHFYLTAGGLVPLSESIVWKPTFLIKDDKGGPTSLDLNSFLLFQETVWVGASYRTAVRLYDKPNLQEGLTRRSAVVGMVEVYATPQLRIGYSYDYTLNRFQSYNNATHEISIGYYMNRQRTGKKVDQMRCFYF comes from the coding sequence ATGGCACAGAATGTAACAAAAGGATTGTTGTGTTTATTGCTGGTTCTGTCGTTTAAGGCAGATGCTCAGCAGGATGCGCAGTTCAGTCAATATATCTTTAACGGCATTTATATAAATCCCGCCTATGCCGGTTACCGGGAAGAGTTGAATGCACATGCGTTCTATCGTTCGCAATGGGTTGGTATACCCGGCGCGCCACAGACCATGTCATTGGCGATAGATGGCAGTGTACATGATAACAGAATGGGGCTGGCCTTACAGGTAGTTCACGATAAAATAGGCGCGCAGAGTAATCTTTCCGCTTATGGTAATTATGCCTACCGTATCAAATTGTCCGAAGAGCGTGAAGAGTACCTGGCCCTGGGTATTGGTGCGGGATTGGTACAGTTGGGACTCGATGCCAGTAAGCTGGATCCGGGTAATATCAATGATCCGTATTTAACCGGCAACAGGCAGCAGTCGCTGCTGTTCGATGCGCGTGCGGGCGCCTATTATACGACGGAGAATTTCTTTGCGGGTTTTTCTGTGGATCATCTTGCTGCGCAGTTTATGAGTAAAAAGCAATCGCCTTCACTGGCAGCTATCGTTCCCAGGCCGCATTTTTATCTCACAGCCGGTGGGTTGGTGCCGCTATCGGAATCGATCGTATGGAAGCCTACTTTTTTGATCAAAGATGATAAAGGTGGCCCAACAAGTCTTGATCTGAACAGTTTTTTATTGTTCCAGGAAACGGTATGGGTGGGCGCCAGCTACCGGACAGCCGTGCGGTTGTATGATAAACCCAATTTGCAGGAGGGGCTTACCCGCAGAAGCGCCGTAGTAGGCATGGTGGAAGTGTATGCGACGCCGCAGTTGAGAATAGGATATTCCTACGATTATACCTTAAACCGCTTTCAGTCGTACAACAATGCTACGCATGAAATATCGATCGGCTATTATATGAACCGCCAGCGTACGGGTAAAAAAGTAGACCAGATGCGCTGTTTTTATTTTTAG
- a CDS encoding T9SS type B sorting domain-containing protein — protein sequence MLIRAFILSIALVWCALAAFAQGSPRPFTHYLKRGEWATLTASAGNGVAFQWYVDGRPIPGAVYAQYVTNQPGSYTVDAFSAGNCGSERSDPVEIALVDDPTVNGPYADLAVTKRADTRPVVADAAFNYYLNVLNRGPSDATGVVVVDSLPRSLKLESIMPPSTGEVSYDVATHKVSWRIPVLSVNTSADLTLVAKALSAGTVVNTATVSATQADTMTANNKAVHQKEVLAVHIPNVITPNGDGVNDQLIIKGLEQYAENELIILNRWGNHVFEQKRYMHNWDGNGLSEGTYFYLLRIKDRSGQWQELKGYVTLVRPK from the coding sequence ATGCTGATCAGAGCATTTATACTAAGCATAGCCCTTGTATGGTGTGCGTTGGCGGCCTTCGCCCAAGGCTCGCCACGCCCCTTTACGCATTACTTAAAACGAGGGGAATGGGCTACGCTGACAGCCAGTGCCGGTAACGGTGTTGCTTTCCAATGGTATGTCGATGGCCGGCCCATTCCAGGTGCGGTGTATGCGCAGTATGTGACCAATCAGCCCGGATCTTATACCGTGGATGCTTTTAGTGCCGGCAACTGTGGCTCGGAGCGTTCCGATCCGGTAGAAATAGCACTGGTCGACGATCCTACGGTGAATGGTCCTTATGCCGACCTGGCGGTTACCAAACGTGCTGATACCAGGCCGGTAGTGGCAGACGCGGCTTTCAATTATTATCTCAATGTATTGAACAGGGGGCCTTCCGATGCGACAGGGGTTGTTGTTGTCGATAGCCTGCCCCGCTCGTTGAAACTTGAGTCTATTATGCCGCCCTCTACCGGCGAAGTAAGTTATGATGTTGCTACACATAAAGTGAGCTGGCGTATACCGGTACTATCTGTGAATACCAGTGCAGATCTTACGCTGGTAGCTAAAGCACTTAGTGCCGGTACTGTTGTAAATACGGCAACGGTATCTGCCACGCAGGCTGATACGATGACGGCTAACAATAAAGCGGTACATCAGAAGGAGGTGCTGGCAGTGCATATCCCCAATGTTATTACGCCTAATGGCGATGGCGTAAATGATCAGCTTATCATCAAAGGGCTGGAACAATATGCTGAAAACGAACTGATCATTCTTAACCGGTGGGGAAACCATGTGTTTGAGCAAAAGCGTTATATGCATAACTGGGACGGAAACGGCTTGAGTGAAGGCACTTATTTCTACCTGCTGCGCATAAAAGACCGCAGCGGACAATGGCAGGAACTGAAAGGGTATGTTACCCTGGTGCGACCTAAATGA
- a CDS encoding immunoglobulin domain-containing protein has product MRRYADMQKEGRALLGLRGTLTSAAAAADNDPATYSTLSVTLSALGLINTTQFLQFTTNGTTPRDIPANTPVTIKFSMPAGLLGLVNGIEIGSFTGLADNNNILYSSGAYATAPTAIYTSVDLANVLSGTGNVELTVTPAQIYNGVYVKLLGGVLGAGLSLNLFGAYILEDAPGNINCDQRMDVLYGSDGLIGLNAATVLGAVNNPYNSIDADANYTTYAELNAAVQALGYVYLTPVFPTASDAGDSVQIVLQYPGSLLTLSLLNGLSIQPYLGSAAAGSELTAGGGLLSLRLLNGSTDKYILTMKVGASFDRVQIRIAGLLNVALGGALRIYDVSRIQQRPQSSLTINTTPTPSAFCLNQSSGFAVNVTGPQNCTVYTWYDAANNPVSTGVSANGQTFTPVITTAGDYNYTIKASRSGCNNTAASSPISYTIYPTPATPVVPPVTVCTGQSATLTLSNPVTSMTYRWYSTASGGTPLSNSISSGTSFTTGTPPAFTTYYVDAHDASTQCTSDSRGQGTITIVPHPGPPSLSIQPN; this is encoded by the coding sequence GTGAGGCGTTATGCTGATATGCAAAAAGAAGGAAGAGCGCTGCTGGGATTGCGTGGTACGCTTACTTCGGCTGCTGCGGCTGCCGATAATGATCCTGCAACCTATTCCACCTTATCTGTAACGCTCTCGGCGTTAGGGCTTATCAACACCACCCAGTTCTTACAGTTTACTACGAATGGAACTACCCCACGGGATATTCCAGCGAATACCCCGGTGACCATTAAGTTCAGTATGCCCGCAGGTTTGCTGGGACTTGTCAATGGTATAGAGATAGGGTCTTTTACCGGGCTTGCAGACAACAACAATATTTTATACAGTAGCGGGGCTTATGCTACTGCTCCTACAGCGATCTATACCAGTGTTGATCTTGCCAATGTATTAAGCGGTACCGGCAATGTGGAACTGACAGTTACGCCGGCGCAGATCTATAATGGCGTATATGTAAAGTTGCTTGGTGGTGTGTTGGGGGCCGGGCTTTCGCTGAATCTTTTCGGTGCATATATACTGGAAGATGCGCCGGGAAATATCAACTGCGATCAAAGAATGGATGTTCTATACGGCTCGGATGGTCTTATAGGACTGAATGCGGCTACCGTGTTAGGAGCTGTTAATAATCCTTATAATAGCATCGATGCCGACGCTAATTACACTACTTATGCAGAGTTGAATGCTGCTGTTCAGGCATTGGGGTATGTATATCTTACCCCGGTATTTCCAACGGCTTCCGATGCGGGCGATAGCGTACAGATTGTGCTGCAGTACCCGGGAAGTCTTTTGACGTTGAGTTTGTTGAATGGCTTATCTATTCAACCTTACCTTGGTAGTGCGGCAGCAGGCTCAGAACTTACTGCCGGCGGCGGTTTGTTATCATTACGTTTGTTGAACGGCAGCACGGACAAATACATCCTTACCATGAAGGTGGGCGCTTCTTTCGATAGGGTTCAGATAAGAATTGCCGGTTTGTTGAATGTGGCATTGGGTGGGGCATTGCGTATCTATGATGTTAGCCGCATTCAACAGCGTCCGCAATCCAGTTTAACGATCAACACAACGCCTACGCCGTCTGCGTTTTGTTTGAATCAGTCTTCAGGTTTTGCTGTGAATGTTACCGGTCCGCAGAACTGTACCGTTTACACCTGGTACGATGCTGCCAATAATCCTGTTAGTACGGGCGTTTCCGCTAACGGGCAAACTTTCACGCCTGTGATTACTACGGCGGGAGATTACAACTATACCATAAAAGCTTCGCGCAGCGGTTGCAATAACACTGCGGCTTCCTCTCCAATATCCTACACGATTTATCCTACACCGGCTACGCCTGTAGTACCACCTGTTACGGTGTGTACAGGCCAGTCTGCTACACTCACGCTTTCGAATCCCGTCACAAGTATGACCTATCGCTGGTATAGTACTGCATCGGGAGGCACTCCTTTATCCAATTCAATATCCTCAGGAACCAGTTTCACCACAGGCACGCCGCCTGCTTTCACCACGTACTATGTTGATGCACATGATGCCTCGACACAATGTACCAGCGACAGCAGGGGACAAGGTACTATTACGATAGTCCCGCATCCCGGCCCGCCTTCACTAAGTATTCAGCCTAACTAA
- the mnmD gene encoding tRNA (5-methylaminomethyl-2-thiouridine)(34)-methyltransferase MnmD, with amino-acid sequence MKRSKQITRDGSHTISIPSLDVTFHSVYGAIQESMWVFIISGWKYWLQQPQVAEAPEQAVRILEMGFGTGLNALLTLQQARLTEQPVFYQSVEQYPLTAEEADGLNYADQLNDASLAPYLEQLHSSAWNEDLSLTPYFTLHKSHAALQDLQTDHRFHIIYYDAFAPRAQPELWTEEIFSQLIGYLEPSGILLTYCSKSIVRKAMQAAGFTVEKIQGPPHKREMLRAHKPISLV; translated from the coding sequence ATGAAAAGGAGCAAGCAGATAACACGCGACGGATCGCATACGATTTCCATTCCCTCATTGGACGTTACTTTTCACAGTGTTTATGGTGCCATACAGGAAAGTATGTGGGTATTCATTATTTCCGGCTGGAAATACTGGTTACAGCAACCCCAGGTAGCCGAAGCGCCTGAACAAGCTGTCCGTATCCTGGAAATGGGATTCGGCACCGGTTTAAATGCCTTGCTTACACTGCAGCAAGCCCGCCTCACTGAACAGCCGGTATTTTACCAGTCGGTAGAGCAATATCCCCTCACTGCTGAAGAAGCTGACGGACTGAACTACGCCGATCAGTTGAATGATGCCAGTCTGGCTCCTTACCTGGAACAGCTTCATAGTAGCGCCTGGAACGAAGACCTGTCGCTGACACCTTATTTTACCTTGCATAAGTCGCACGCTGCTTTGCAGGACCTGCAAACAGACCACCGGTTTCACATCATTTATTACGATGCCTTTGCCCCCAGGGCCCAGCCCGAACTGTGGACAGAAGAGATCTTTTCGCAGCTGATCGGTTATCTTGAACCTAGTGGTATCCTGCTTACCTACTGTAGTAAAAGTATTGTGCGCAAGGCAATGCAGGCTGCCGGTTTTACAGTAGAAAAAATCCAGGGTCCTCCTCACAAAAGAGAGATGTTAAGGGCTCATAAGCCTATCTCGTTGGTTTGA
- a CDS encoding DNA-3-methyladenine glycosylase family protein has translation MDYITHLQKDKKLARILIAPIEAPVVRRNIPLRLMASIMSQQLSTKVAKVIYHRFLLLYKGKEPSCKQVLATDPGVLRSIGLSNAKVQYVLNVATFFITEKLTDKKLASLNNDELITLLTQIKGVGRWTVEMLLMFSLGREDVFAVDDLGIQQAMIHLYKLDNTDKKALRLKMLRISDKWQPYRSYACRHLWQWKDTPAPTA, from the coding sequence ATGGACTACATCACCCACCTTCAAAAAGATAAAAAGCTGGCCCGCATACTTATAGCGCCCATTGAAGCGCCTGTTGTCCGCAGGAATATACCACTGCGACTGATGGCCAGCATCATGAGCCAGCAGTTAAGCACCAAAGTCGCGAAAGTCATCTACCACAGGTTCCTGTTGTTATACAAGGGTAAAGAACCCAGCTGCAAACAAGTGCTGGCTACCGATCCGGGTGTATTACGCAGCATAGGTCTCAGCAACGCCAAAGTTCAGTATGTATTGAACGTGGCCACGTTCTTTATCACCGAAAAGCTGACCGATAAAAAGCTGGCTTCCCTCAACAATGACGAACTCATTACCTTACTTACGCAGATAAAAGGAGTAGGCAGATGGACAGTAGAAATGCTCCTGATGTTCTCACTGGGCCGCGAAGATGTATTTGCCGTTGACGACCTGGGCATCCAGCAGGCTATGATTCATCTCTATAAACTGGATAATACTGATAAGAAAGCCCTGCGCCTGAAGATGCTCAGGATCTCAGATAAATGGCAGCCTTACCGCTCGTACGCCTGCCGCCATCTCTGGCAATGGAAAGATACGCCGGCCCCTACAGCTTAG
- the obgE gene encoding GTPase ObgE translates to MERSNFIDYIRIFARSGHGGAGSRHFMRNKLTAMGGPDGGDGGRGGHIILRGNAQLWTLLHLRYFKNVLAENGESGSKNNSTGRDGEDIIIEVPLGTIARDEETGEQELEILEDGQVEIWMPGGRGGLGNSNFATPTNQAPEHAQPGEPGIEGWKTLELKVLADVGLVGFPNAGKSTLLSVITAAKPKIADYAFTTLTPQLGMVAYRDGRSFCIADLPGIIEGAAEGRGLGHRFLRHIERNAALLFLIPADSADHRKEFEILVSELEQYNPELLQKEFVIAISKSDMLDDELKEAIAAELPQNIPHLFISSVTQQGLMPLKDHLWKILNK, encoded by the coding sequence ATGGAACGGTCTAACTTTATTGATTATATCAGGATTTTTGCCCGCAGCGGGCACGGTGGAGCAGGTAGCCGGCACTTTATGCGTAATAAACTTACAGCAATGGGCGGCCCTGATGGTGGTGATGGCGGCAGGGGCGGACATATTATCCTGAGAGGAAATGCACAGCTCTGGACCTTACTGCATTTGCGTTATTTCAAGAATGTATTGGCCGAAAACGGTGAAAGCGGCAGTAAAAACAATTCAACCGGCCGCGACGGAGAAGATATCATCATCGAAGTTCCATTGGGAACCATAGCCCGTGATGAAGAAACCGGTGAACAGGAACTTGAGATCCTGGAAGATGGCCAGGTAGAGATATGGATGCCAGGTGGCCGTGGCGGCTTGGGTAACTCCAATTTTGCAACACCTACCAACCAGGCGCCCGAACATGCACAACCCGGCGAACCGGGCATAGAAGGCTGGAAAACGCTGGAACTGAAGGTGCTTGCCGATGTAGGGCTGGTTGGTTTCCCCAATGCGGGTAAATCTACACTGCTTTCTGTTATCACAGCCGCTAAACCCAAGATCGCGGACTACGCGTTTACTACGCTTACTCCCCAGCTGGGCATGGTAGCCTATCGCGATGGCAGATCATTCTGTATTGCCGACTTACCCGGTATTATTGAAGGGGCGGCAGAAGGCCGTGGTTTAGGACATCGTTTCCTCAGGCATATAGAAAGGAATGCTGCGCTGCTTTTCCTGATCCCTGCAGATAGTGCCGATCACCGCAAAGAATTTGAAATACTTGTAAGTGAGCTGGAACAATATAATCCTGAATTGCTGCAGAAGGAATTTGTTATCGCTATCAGTAAATCCGATATGCTTGATGATGAATTGAAAGAAGCCATTGCGGCAGAGCTTCCCCAGAATATTCCACACCTCTTTATTTCATCTGTAACACAACAGGGGCTTATGCCGCTGAAAGATCACCTGTGGAAGATATTGAATAAATAA
- a CDS encoding acyltransferase yields MIYAFKGWTPVVHESSFVHPQAAVTGNVTIGKNVYIGPGAAIRGDWGAIIIEDGCNVQENCTIHMFPGITVVLEAAAHIGHGAVIHGARIGRNCLIGMNAVIMDNVVLEEECIVGALSFVKAGEHYARRSLVAGNPAKRIKAVSDEMITWKTEGTRLYQALPAEMAEHWQPCEPLREPAAGGTVQEADYKSWNHNKH; encoded by the coding sequence ATGATCTATGCATTTAAAGGGTGGACGCCGGTTGTACATGAATCTTCATTTGTACATCCGCAGGCCGCTGTTACGGGTAATGTGACCATTGGGAAGAATGTTTATATCGGGCCTGGCGCTGCTATCCGTGGCGATTGGGGGGCTATTATTATTGAAGATGGATGTAATGTGCAGGAAAATTGCACTATTCATATGTTCCCGGGGATAACGGTGGTGTTGGAGGCGGCTGCACATATTGGCCATGGTGCGGTGATCCATGGTGCGCGTATTGGCAGGAACTGTCTTATAGGAATGAATGCCGTGATCATGGATAATGTTGTATTGGAAGAGGAGTGTATTGTTGGAGCGCTGAGTTTTGTAAAAGCGGGGGAACATTATGCCCGCCGCAGCCTGGTGGCAGGTAACCCTGCAAAACGCATTAAAGCGGTGAGTGATGAGATGATCACGTGGAAAACGGAAGGCACCCGGCTGTACCAGGCGCTTCCCGCGGAAATGGCGGAACACTGGCAGCCCTGTGAACCTTTAAGGGAGCCTGCGGCTGGCGGAACTGTGCAGGAGGCAGATTATAAAAGCTGGAATCATAATAAGCACTAG